A single genomic interval of Candidatus Bathyarchaeia archaeon harbors:
- a CDS encoding 2TM domain-containing protein produces the protein MRWKELSEDPVEEYKRAFREMEVEEAKRGFAAHLVAYLIVNAFLIFINLWTSRKALWFPFPLTGWGIGLAMHYVFSRPSHIVKEIMKKEALAEYYRIKAKKEEKA, from the coding sequence TTGAGATGGAAGGAGTTGAGTGAGGATCCTGTTGAAGAGTATAAGAGGGCTTTTCGTGAAATGGAGGTTGAGGAAGCTAAAAGGGGCTTCGCAGCGCATCTAGTAGCCTACCTCATCGTTAACGCGTTCCTCATATTCATTAACTTATGGACTTCCAGGAAGGCTTTATGGTTTCCCTTCCCGCTAACAGGTTGGGGCATAGGCCTAGCCATGCACTACGTGTTCTCAAGACCAAGCCACATTGTTAAAGAGATCATGAAGAAAGAGGCCCTCGCCGAGTATTATAGAATAAAGGCCAAGAAGGAGGAGAAGGCTTAA
- a CDS encoding isopentenyl phosphate kinase: MNTGVIGLSNSGSLDEGLIIKLGGSVITYKHVECSPRLRFIKRICSEISKLKLPMLLIHGAGSYAHPIVREYGIHLGYRSPEQLKAFTETCVQLRVLNNLILKELKKHDVPAAPIHPSSSMIMNEGEIAEWNIAPLVGLLNIGLTPLLHGDVVYDRVKGFSIVSGDRLATYLAEVLRPSMVVFGCDVDGVYNFDPKSKSDVKLLPKITPSTYRELTTAFKTPQGFDVTGGMKAKVEEAVKLAEKGVESVVINLLKPQNLTKLITGKPVTCTRITPEG; this comes from the coding sequence ATGAACACTGGAGTGATAGGACTTTCTAACTCCGGTTCGCTTGATGAGGGGTTAATCATCAAGCTAGGAGGCTCCGTCATCACCTATAAACACGTTGAATGTTCACCTCGTTTGAGGTTCATAAAAAGAATATGCTCGGAGATCTCGAAGCTTAAATTACCCATGCTTCTCATCCACGGAGCCGGATCCTACGCCCATCCGATAGTTAGAGAGTATGGAATACACCTAGGATATAGGAGCCCGGAGCAGTTGAAGGCCTTCACCGAAACATGCGTCCAGCTTCGAGTATTGAACAACCTCATACTCAAAGAGTTGAAGAAACATGACGTGCCCGCGGCCCCCATCCACCCCTCCAGCTCCATGATCATGAATGAAGGCGAAATCGCCGAGTGGAACATAGCCCCCCTGGTGGGATTGTTGAACATAGGTTTAACCCCTCTCCTCCACGGGGATGTGGTGTACGACCGCGTGAAGGGCTTTTCCATCGTTTCAGGAGACCGGTTAGCCACCTATTTAGCCGAAGTCTTGAGGCCGAGCATGGTTGTATTCGGATGCGACGTCGACGGCGTTTACAACTTCGATCCGAAGTCAAAGAGCGATGTGAAGCTACTGCCTAAGATAACGCCCTCAACCTATAGGGAGTTGACGACCGCCTTTAAAACTCCTCAAGGGTTTGACGTAACCGGGGGCATGAAGGCTAAGGTTGAGGAGGCGGTTAAGCTCGCGGAGAAAGGCGTTGAAAGCGTGGTGATCAACTTGCTGAAGCCTCAAAACCTCACCAAGCTTATAACCGGGAAACCAGTTACCTGCACTAGAATAACCCCGGAGGGCTAA
- a CDS encoding polyprenyl synthetase family protein gives MTEVDRILDLGRKVDPVIMEFLERDADPDFIPVLRHQIESGGKRVRATLTLLSCAATGGGLKDGLIPAAMFELVHNYSLIIDDIIDRGEVRRGLDTVRKKFSDPMALLAAMFYRETLDEMAEAAHPSTEFRRLMRETIKELIEGERRDILFEQAGRESPYIESLRTSDVSFEGYLDMIGKKTAALFKASCLAGGYASKAPQPILDALKEFGWKIGLAFQVMDDYLDIFGEETGKEKGKDIREHKLGNIAIINALNELEGEERKVLKEILSKQQVTNMDVAKALTLIGKTSSKSKTVELAKRLVLDGKTSLKTLPETEAKADLLAIADFIHERLY, from the coding sequence TTGACGGAGGTTGATCGGATACTGGATCTAGGAAGGAAGGTGGATCCCGTAATAATGGAGTTCCTGGAGAGAGACGCTGATCCGGATTTCATTCCAGTGCTAAGGCATCAAATAGAGAGTGGAGGCAAGCGGGTGAGGGCTACTTTAACGTTGCTTTCCTGCGCGGCCACTGGAGGAGGCTTAAAAGACGGGTTAATACCGGCGGCGATGTTCGAGCTCGTCCACAACTACTCCTTGATCATAGACGACATCATCGATAGGGGCGAGGTGAGGCGAGGCTTGGATACGGTGAGGAAAAAGTTTTCCGACCCCATGGCTTTGCTGGCGGCCATGTTTTACCGTGAAACGCTAGACGAAATGGCTGAGGCGGCCCACCCATCAACGGAATTTAGAAGACTTATGAGAGAAACCATTAAAGAGCTAATTGAAGGAGAGCGAAGGGACATATTGTTCGAGCAAGCGGGCAGGGAATCCCCCTACATTGAAAGCCTCAGGACGTCAGATGTCTCCTTCGAAGGATACTTGGACATGATAGGGAAAAAAACCGCGGCCTTGTTTAAGGCCTCCTGCCTCGCGGGAGGATACGCTTCAAAGGCGCCCCAGCCAATTCTCGACGCGTTGAAGGAGTTTGGATGGAAGATAGGCCTCGCCTTCCAGGTGATGGACGACTACTTAGACATATTCGGCGAGGAAACAGGTAAGGAGAAGGGAAAGGACATAAGGGAGCATAAACTTGGAAACATAGCCATCATCAACGCCCTAAACGAATTAGAAGGCGAGGAAAGAAAGGTCTTAAAGGAAATCTTATCGAAGCAGCAGGTAACAAACATGGACGTCGCAAAAGCGCTCACGTTGATTGGAAAAACCAGTTCGAAGAGCAAAACCGTAGAGCTGGCGAAACGACTAGTATTGGACGGGAAAACTTCCCTTAAAACCCTGCCTGAAACAGAGGCGAAAGCCGACCTATTAGCCATCGCCGACTTCATCCATGAACGGCTATACTGA
- a CDS encoding prephenate dehydrogenase/arogenate dehydrogenase family protein: MRFPEDLRILPKGVIAIAGGSGGMGRTMAKLLKPTGASIRLCGRSVEKAKRAAKRMGLDHGGLEDVHDAEILVLAVPFEEVVNVYERVAGRLSPRALIVDIASVKTPLVGHLSKLLGVGMEYLSLHPLFGPSTRRFKGQRMLAVDVKVGGKSKLLKEYFKKLGLIVTETTADEHDRMMAIAQVAHHFSMMSLLRVLVEHPLPSGFTSRSLHETVLRLRRMGKGVRTMLEIQRYNPYAAEMRRRYVETASRLSAMDDQAVEAVMDGLRRLREHPLNQP, encoded by the coding sequence ATGCGTTTTCCTGAAGACCTTAGGATCCTACCCAAGGGCGTAATCGCCATCGCAGGGGGATCTGGTGGAATGGGCAGGACGATGGCGAAGCTTCTAAAGCCTACAGGCGCTTCGATAAGGCTGTGCGGAAGAAGCGTTGAGAAGGCTAAACGCGCGGCGAAACGCATGGGGCTTGACCATGGAGGGTTGGAGGATGTGCATGACGCTGAAATCCTAGTTCTAGCGGTTCCATTCGAGGAGGTTGTCAACGTCTACGAAAGGGTCGCGGGTAGGCTTTCCCCCCGCGCGTTAATCGTCGACATCGCCTCCGTTAAAACGCCGCTAGTCGGCCATTTATCCAAGCTGTTAGGGGTTGGGATGGAGTACCTTAGCTTGCATCCGTTGTTCGGCCCATCCACGAGGAGGTTTAAGGGCCAGAGAATGTTGGCGGTTGATGTTAAAGTGGGGGGTAAGTCCAAACTTTTAAAAGAATATTTTAAGAAGCTGGGGCTCATCGTAACGGAGACAACCGCGGATGAGCATGACAGGATGATGGCCATCGCCCAGGTCGCACACCACTTCTCCATGATGTCGCTGCTAAGGGTGCTTGTTGAACACCCATTGCCGAGTGGCTTCACGTCAAGGTCCCTTCATGAAACGGTGTTAAGGCTCCGCCGGATGGGGAAAGGCGTGAGGACGATGCTGGAGATACAGAGGTACAACCCATACGCCGCTGAGATGAGGAGAAGATACGTGGAAACGGCTTCAAGGCTTTCAGCCATGGATGACCAAGCGGTGGAAGCCGTTATGGACGGCCTACGCAGGCTGAGGGAACATCCCCTCAACCAGCCGTAA